DNA sequence from the Candidatus Poribacteria bacterium genome:
GATCGAAGAGGAGAATGGTAGAAAATGGCGGGTGGTATCACTGCAGGATAATTGTATCATCCGCGCTGTGAACAGGATGCGGACTCAGGTCGTAGTCGCCATCCAAGGAAATATCGTCAAGCAGGACGATCTCCCCAGACCTCGCCGACTGGTGAAGTCCGAACACCGTTTGGACAACGTGCAAGTTACCACGTCCATGTGTGATAGGCGTTTCTCCCGTACGTAGACACTCCTGAAAGTGAGTCATCACGTTTCCGAAGGCATCTGGAAACCACGTTCCCTCAATCGACGGTTTAATCTCACGCACTTCCGGTTCCGTGAGTTGAACCGTCATATCCTCGCTGTTTCCGTAGATTGCCCCTTTCGTCCCTTGGATGCGGATTTCCTCGTGTGGATGCTGTAAATTGCGTCCAGAATCGGCGAGAAACGCCCAGTTACACGAAAGCAAGCCTTGGACACCGCTCCGACTCTTGAAAAGCGCGACGGAAACGGCTTCTCCGTCCTCAATAGTGCGGTTATGTCCGTGTGCTTGGCAATAAACGCTCTCATATTCCCCGAACCATTTATGAATAAGTCCAATGTGATGCACCTGCATCGCTGGAATCAGATGGCGTTCAGGGAACTCCGTGTAGAACCCGTTGCAGGTTATTGAGGCATGGTAAATTTCGCCGAGATGCTCAGCAGTGATGTAGGGTTCAATCGCGAGGAAACCGGGAACAAAGCAGGAGTTCTGGTTCACCATCAGCTGCACGTTATGTCGCTCACAGATCTCCACCATTTCAACCGCTTGTTGCATCGACATTGAAAACGGTTTT
Encoded proteins:
- a CDS encoding Gfo/Idh/MocA family oxidoreductase; this translates as MTSKQEFGIGLIGLGIGQQHLLGYQRQGLRVAAICDKDAGRLNEVGDQFHIDQRYTRIADLIADADVDVVDMAVQPWIRSPIVKAAAAAGKHILCQKPFSMSMQQAVEMVEICERHNVQLMVNQNSCFVPGFLAIEPYITAEHLGEIYHASITCNGFYTEFPERHLIPAMQVHHIGLIHKWFGEYESVYCQAHGHNRTIEDGEAVSVALFKSRSGVQGLLSCNWAFLADSGRNLQHPHEEIRIQGTKGAIYGNSEDMTVQLTEPEVREIKPSIEGTWFPDAFGNVMTHFQECLRTGETPITHGRGNLHVVQTVFGLHQSARSGEIVLLDDISLDGDYDLSPHPVHSADDTIILQ